CGCTTAAGTAAGCCGCTTTCTTCTTTTTGCGCTTTTTCATCATGTCTAGGCCTTCGTCTACTGCTTCTGCAAGCGCAGCAACCATAAAGCCCGCCATAATCGGACGCCAGATCCCACCACTCGAATTTTCACAGCGATCAAAGCCAAAGTCGCTTTCGCATAGCTGCTCTGAGGCATATTTTGGGGCTTCTTGGCGATGGCTATCGAGTGCTTGTTGGTATTGAAACTGGCATGCTTCTTCTTCAATGCCGAATGATGTACATTCGTCAACGTCTTTAAAAAGTAACGCTGATTCGTCGCTATCACCACATGCAGTCAACCCTCCTGTGGCCCCCATTAATAAAGTCAATTTGATTGTTCTACTCCTTTTCATCTTGACTCCTTAATAGGTCATGCAAGCGGCATTCAAAATTCCGGTCGCAAGCGAGGCACCACCTAAAAACAAACCTGCGCTGATGTGATTATTTTCGATTTTCTCAGATAGCTTTGGCATATACAGCCTTACCATAAAGAAGGTAATTAACTGCATTACTCCTGCAATAACCCCCCAAACGGCAAAATCGATAAGAGATACCGCATTGACTGCGGCACTGGCGATAGGCAAGACAAAACCAATTAAGGTACCGCAAAACGCAGTTGCAGCAGCAGGGTTGTTTTCTTTAACTAGTTTCCACTCACAATAAGGGGTAACTTTGGAGTAAATAAATAAAAAGACTAAGGTAAGTAAGTAGGCAAGGCCGAAGTAGGAAATAAAAGGGACAAATCCTTGTAAAGAATCCAAAATCATAATTTTCTCTTTGTTATAGCATCGAATTTGAAATCCGATAGATATTAATCATCATCATAGGTGAGCTGTTCCAGCTCGCGATGTAGTATATCATCATCTCCAAGGTTAAGTTCAATAAGACGTTTTAAATGCGTCACACTATCGAGATCGATTTGGCGGCAATGTACGCCTAAATGACCTTCTTCAACATGACGAACTTCCACTTCCATCGTAATTTGGATATCGCTCCCTGGTAAATAAAAGTTTAAACTTGCAGGGTCATTTTTAAGTGGTACATAGCCGTCGGGTAGCGTAAGCAGTGCGCCATTGAGCGATAAATCCAAGATTTCGCAGCTAAAATCACCGCTTGAGGCCATAAACTGTGCCTCGTTTGAAAAAATAACTCTGGAAAAACGTCGACGTTCTTTCATTGCTGATCCTAATAGTCCGTATAGGTAAAGAATAGCTTATATCATTGTGCTCGCTACTAAAAATGACAATAAATTACGCCGCTTGGATGGAATTGCCACTGCAATTTTATTTGCGACTTGCCTCCACAGTACGGCATGAAGAAAGCTAAGCAGGTATTAAAAAATAAAAAAGGCTCCCAACGGGGAGCCTCATATTATCATTGTCGATAGACTAGGGCCTGTTGACCTTTGCTGTTTGATTTTTGTTCTTCTGAGTGTGTTTTGGTCGCGACGCTCGACTTGCCGCCTAGTAATCTAGGCAAAAGTTGAGCAACAATGAACAAAGCGCACTCAGGTCAACCCAAAGGGCAGCGCTTGATTGGCATTTCTACTGTGTTATCGCCAGACTTACGTAGAATGACTACGCTACGCTGGCTCTGCCTTGTATAAATACCAATCAAACTGCTGCAAAAACAAACTTGAAAGATCAACAGGCCCTAATGTTTTAATTATTAGCCAATCTTCTTGTATTTGATACGTTTAGGCTCTGCGGCCTCAGCACCAAAGGTCTTCTTCAGCCACTCTTCGTATTCAGTGTAGTTGCCGTCAAAGAAGTTGATTTGGCCTTCATCACGGTAATCTAGGATGTGGGTCGCGATACGGTCTAGGAACCAACGGTCGTGCGAGATACACATAACGCAGCCCGGGAATTCCAAAATCGCATTTTCTAGCGCTCGTAACGTTTCAACGTCTAGATCGTTGGTTGGTTCATCCAGCAACAGTACGTTACCGCCTGCTTTTAGTAGTTTTGCTAAGTGCAGACGATTGCGCTCACCACCAGAAAGCTCCTTAACAAATTTTTGTTGGTCATTGCCCTTAAAGTTAAAGCGGCCAACATATGCGCGGCTTGGTACTTCAAAGTTGCCAATTTTAAGAATGTCTTGGCCGTTAGAGATCTCTTGGAATACGGTGTTATTGCCGTCCATGTCATCACGGAACTGTTCAACAGTGGCAATTTCAACCGTCTCACCAATGGTGATGTTACCACTATCTGGCTGCTCTTGACCGCTTAACATTCTAAATAGCGTTGATTTACCCGCGCCGTTTGCACCGATGATCCCAACAATTGCCCCTTTAGGTACATTGAAGTTCAAATCGTCAATCAACAATCTGTCACCGAAGCTCTTACG
This portion of the Pseudoalteromonas sp. GCY genome encodes:
- a CDS encoding DUF350 domain-containing protein, translated to MILDSLQGFVPFISYFGLAYLLTLVFLFIYSKVTPYCEWKLVKENNPAAATAFCGTLIGFVLPIASAAVNAVSLIDFAVWGVIAGVMQLITFFMVRLYMPKLSEKIENNHISAGLFLGGASLATGILNAACMTY
- a CDS encoding DUF1190 domain-containing protein yields the protein MKRSRTIKLTLLMGATGGLTACGDSDESALLFKDVDECTSFGIEEEACQFQYQQALDSHRQEAPKYASEQLCESDFGFDRCENSSGGIWRPIMAGFMVAALAEAVDEGLDMMKKRKKKKAAYLSGTYYSGAKPLYRSRDDFFSYRNAQNGFVASAKSSGTTSVKSSTINYKPRASSVSRSRGGFGRSATRSSGGSWGS
- a CDS encoding PilZ domain-containing protein — its product is MKERRRFSRVIFSNEAQFMASSGDFSCEILDLSLNGALLTLPDGYVPLKNDPASLNFYLPGSDIQITMEVEVRHVEEGHLGVHCRQIDLDSVTHLKRLIELNLGDDDILHRELEQLTYDDD